The Triticum aestivum cultivar Chinese Spring chromosome 4B, IWGSC CS RefSeq v2.1, whole genome shotgun sequence sequence GAAAAAAAGAAGACTATTTCTATGTCACCTAGACACATGTTTGTTTTGAAGTAGTCATATGGCAGTTCGTCCGGCCAACAAAGCGTTGTTTTGGGCTCGCCCGTTTGGAGCAGAATATAAAGCAGCAGGGTATCGACCGACGCATTCATCTGTACTTTCTTGGACAGTTCTATTCGGTCAGAGGTGAACTATTTTGCGCTCATGTCTCGGTAAAACTGGTGAGATTTACAGTTATAATTCCAGGTTGTAAATTACAACATTGATCAATGAAAGTTACAGTTATAAAAGATTTGGAAATACAAGAGAACACTTATGTAAGAACCATGCAAGAGTGCAAATTACATCTTTGAACTAAGAAAGTTATAGTTTAGAAACTAATGGAAATATATATAACAACACTTACGTACGAACCGCTCAAGTTACAGTAGAAGGAAAGTCCAAACTGGAATTACATATTGGATGAAGAAAGTTACAATTCCGATGGAACTGAAAATACAGTTGCTCAAGCTATAGTGCAAAAAAAATCCAAAGTGTAAATTACAACAATGGTCTAGTAAACTTACAACTTTGTAAATACTCCAGTAGTAAACTGAATCATACCAAATTATTCTATCTAGAGATCATTCTGAATATTTAAACTGGAAATCACTCAGAATATTCAAAGCATCAAAACTAAATCACACTGAGAAAACATGATTGCATATTAGAGCAATTTCCAGTACCATTAACGCTGCCAATCTAGACAACATCTATAGCTGACAATTCAGAGTGAAGCACAGAGACAAAAATGGTCAGAGAGACATAGACAAATGCAAAATACTATTGAAAAGGAATGATGTTACCAATAAGGACATGGATCAGGGCCAGGGTAAGCAATGGAGCTACAACCTtgaaactggaaaaaatagcacaCATACATATCCCACTGTATAAGTTATAAAAAGTCAAAAGAAACCTTTAAAAAAtcactaacgtcggaaacaatcaagAGACAAGGGAAGACATAAAAATACACTGGCATTAGTTGCATACATGGAGTTGAACCAAAATAAAGCTAGTGCATGGCATATGGTGAGAGCCAAGCGAGCACGCATACATTGTTTGAATTTGTAATGGCACACACGCTCCAAGAACAGAACATGTGAGGAACCTAGTAGCATCAACCAGTTCCAACACCACCCTACACCTCAAATCTACATGCCCAAATTTAGCACGCACTTCACAGGGGAGTGTATGATGTCAAAAAACACCTGCACACACACCCAGGTACACTGGTACAACCACAATGTGACTTGGAGAAAAAAATCTTGACTGCATGTTAGATGTACAGACTAATTGTGCAAACTAATCCTAATACCTAATTTATCTCATCAACCACTTAGATGTACAGGTATCACAACTCAAAGTGCAACACATCCTATAGCAGCAACATCAAATATCAAAATGCACTGCATCTCAGACTATCAATCCTTCATAAAATAAACAAAAGCCCATTCAACCTGGTTGTAGTTTCAAACAATCACATGGAAAATTCCGCCTACACACCTAAACTAAACCAGCAAGTTATGGTAATGCCCTAGAAAAATAATTTATAGAAGCAACATAAAGCTGAGGAGAAGGTAGATGGCAAGGCATCGAAACTCAAAATAGGTTATAGCACAAAAGATTTGTTTATTCCAGAAATATAAGTGGGCATCTGATGAGAGGAAAATACACTCTCCTAAGGGAAGTAGAACATCTCATAATCTTCACCTAACATGCACAAAACAAAGATCAGCCATGTAGTTTTACTGCCTGGTAGGTTATCAGTTTTACTTTCCTTGTCTAGCAAAGAGGAGACACAGTTTGCTGGTAGTATAGCTTCATTCCTAAATCCTTGGAAAATAGAATCAGGTGCAACATTTATACACCACTGTCTAATATCAGTTAATGGGAAGAGAAGTAATTGAACTAATGAGCACATAAATTGTCAAATCAACCTCCACAACATCGTGTGCAGAAAAATTTACAAAAGGAAAGGGTAATCACTTCTTTTATCATACCAAAGGTATATCAATTAAGTTTCATTTGCAGACAATAGAAAAAACCTTAATCCAACTGAAAGATGGACGATCCAAAAATAATGATGAACATTAGCTCTATTGACTTGTGTAGTCCAGTGATAGAAAAAGTACCTAATTCAATATTACATGTATATGGCCTTGCGATTCTTAGGCTTTGTGAAGAACTGGACAGTTGACTCAGCCCAATGGTTAGTGAAACACCAGAGACGAAGAGAATCTGACATGAAATACATGATAATTAAGAAGGAATAGGTTAGAATAAAGTATAAATAAACCAGGAGGATGATTCTTACATTGACCATTGCGAGGAACCCCTTGTCAAGCAGCATGAGGATCCTAAACGAGAAGATGACTCCAAACCTAGTCAAGCCCAGCCTGATCTCTGTTGGAAAATGTGAAACAATTTGAGCAAGAGTTCAGAGATGCAAGTTCATTGTACAAAACAAGTGTCACTTAGTTAAACTAAACATCCAACATGCATAGTTAGAAACTGTTAGATGGTTTCTCTTGGCTAGAAATAGTTTTGGGTGAGTTCAAAAGTAATTTTAGCAACTATTAGATGGTCCCTCCTGATTATATCTTGCTGGAAATTTGTACAACAACCAATGAACAAACAGTAAAACACCGAATAGCACGAGTAATTCTTATCCTGAACAGATCTCATTCACGTAAGAGCTAAGCATGAACAGATCTACACTATAGCTATATGAAGTGAGGTCCTGTGAATAATACCTAGAGGAAGCAATTCTTATTCCATCCAGCCATTCATCCAACGCAGCATGATGGATCATGTCCATAACTGCCATTGTATGAACTGCATTTTCTTGCATTAAATATAGACTAAGAGTTGGACAAATCTGCTCCGTGTACAACATAGAGATAGATTAGGGAACAGAGAGGGCACAAAAAGGAATGGGGTAGTACCTGCGCTTGGAGGGGAGGCTAACCTCACTAGCGTCCAGCCATGGTGGTGAGGATGAGCTTTAGGAGGAGCACGTCGACAACGGCCGTCTTGACCAAAAGAACAACAATGGTGATAGATCTGGCGACCTTGGCCTGCCATTGTCAACACCTACCACCTCGTCCTTGTCGGGTGGGGAGATCGAGCTGCGGAGCTGCTCGTGTAGGCCCAGGGCGACTGGATTCTGGGCATGAAGCTCCCTTCCTCCTCTCTGCTACCCATGGCCCCGCCTGCGTCGGGCTGCGACAACAGAGGAAGGGATGAGAGATGGAGATATGGACGAGCCTAGCGGGATCTGACGTGGGAGGATGTGGGAGGAAAAGAGACAGGGGAGGAAGGGTGCAGCGGCTGTGGCGGGTGACGAGCGAGGGAGGAAGGGCACGGGAGGGCATTGGGGAAAATTATCCCAGGGGCGACGTGCAAGAGGACAAGCGGTTCGAGATCGTCGCACGTCCCATTGTTTTCGCCTTTCTTCAACCACCACGCGTAGCAACCGGACATGTTGACTTTCACCAGGATCTAATTCACCCACGAAGAATCAGCCGAACCTCATTCAAGCAAGGCCACAAGTCATCCAGACATGAAAAATAAGCATTGGTCAAACTTATTACCACACAGTCAACCGATCCTATGGTCAGCAGAGAAAGTTAAAGCCCATCCGACGACCATGGATGATGCGCACGGGAGGAGCTCCATGGAGGAGGGTCGGCTAGCATCCTTATAGGTTTAAATTGTTGTGTTGTCCAGTTAACTGTTTGGtacaattctgcaatgtgatgttcatttGTTGTGGGTCTAATTTtcaattgttatgcatgtgagaaacaAATCAGATTTggttttacaaaatacatgagaaacatatacaatttctatatttccaagttgattagcatgctttgtttggttaactGACTTTTCCATGCAGCTCGAATTAATCTGTTGGATCTGCAATTTGTTTATTTTTCAGTAACATATTCTATTGATCCCATACCAACTCTCACATAACCTGATCAATATCtatcttatatgtgttgtaggAAAACAATGGGAGGCGCTGAtgaggtttaccatcgaggtttgcacatgcatggtcctacGTCCAACAACACATTATTCCGTAATTGCAGGAACCGTTCTAATATTTAGATTTTTAACTATTTGAtcctgcacatgtaggtcctactatcAAAGGATTAgatccactgttcgacccattttgcatatggataaatgagatgtccatgaatattagtTGAGTCAACAAACTTAGAAAGATGTTAGGATAAAGAAGCTAgcaacgaataacagcaagatctttgtttgcacaatgaataaGACATctatcaactataggatggtactaactcttttaccttgttttttccTTTGGCACCATGTCAAAATTTAGAATAGATATTTATGGATATCTTTGTTTCCACTCCTTTACAATGTAGTTCACCAATGATTACCTCTAGGACCACCAGCACGGTCAAGAGTTGAGGAAgctattcattcaacacccacggtacaatattgaagtcttcctcaagAGGATGGAGGTTGGGAGGGCAATTATCCacagccactggcctaaagttgcaaggacattcaacatcactgaaggctcaatattcgccttccgcttcagcagttttccagatgagattcatctgtctatttgcTGTGTGTGATGTTATTTCGAAAGGTTTTAGGCATTGCGatgaaacttggtgttgttgtgtaatggcgtaccTAGCTATATGCCTATATGGTGTAACTGAGTACTGAAGCTATTtgatgtaattcaattatgaaGTGAAGGTTTTTGTAATACGGATATGACATATATGGTGTGTTTGATATGAAATGTTAATTTGATTACtaaatggattatcaataataggccagTTAGCCTgattattggggttttctattgcatacggtttctcagacaacaccgtgggtgatgaactcaaacaaaccCACACGGTTTTTAGAACAATGtggcgtgttggatcaatgaacaatcacacacaacttCCTCCTAACAAATGTTTGCGTTAGGACACCTTCCACAAACATTTCCACATAaaaaatcgtgtgtgatatacatacgaatggaaatatTTTCctgggattgactgtgtgggatatacGTACAAACAGAAACGATTGGTCATGTATAATTGTCTCTGATGGCTAGCCCGATCGCCCACGAGCTCCTTTTGCTCCGCATGTGTGATCGGAGGACCTAtcgccgacggtttctgggtcatgtgggaaggacgcCCCCTCCCCTATTGCACACACAGGCAAGGTGACGGTTTAAAACTCTGTCGCAGAAAGGgtttaaaaccatttgtatagcacgtcTGTGCATCAGTGGATGCATCATGTCGAGGTAGCTTCCacactaaagatcattaaggatATCATCCTCACCAAGTTTGGAGTACCTAAAGTTCTTATTACTGATTGTGGACCTCATTTTATACAAGGTATCTTTAGGAGGATCCTCTATAAGTATGGGGTAACTCACCACATAGCATCGGCATATCATCCACAGATGAGTGGTTTTGTCGAGGTATAAAATCATGAGGTAAACACTATTATAGAAGACGGTGCAGAAATCAAAGAAGGACTGGGCTAGGAAGTTGAATGAAACCTTGTGGGCATATTGAAATACCTACAAGAATCCCATGGGTACGTCACCATATAAAATGGTATACGGTAAGGTATATCATTTACCCTTAGATCGAGAGCATAAAGCTTATTGGGTTGTCAATATAAACTTTGACCTCAAGGAAGCAGGGAGAAGAGGTTGTTAGATATGCATGCTTTAGGGAAGCTTAGAAATGAGGCTTATGAAAGTTCCCGTCTTTTCAAAGAAAAGGTAAAGAAATGGCATGATAGAAAAATATTGAAACAAAAATTTAATGCAGGGGCCAAAATCCTTTCAGTTAACTAACTGAAAGGATAGAAAGATACTTCATGGATTGTGAATGGCCAACGTCTGAAGCTCTACCTTGCCGATAAAGAGCAAGAGGACGAAGAGTTAAATTTAGTAACTCGTTAAGAAGCTGAAATGCTATAGAGACAAGGTAAACTATATTGAACTAGTTTTTTATTGCAATTTTAATTAGAGCCTTTATATTTGCTAGAAGCTTTTAAAGCTTTCATTGGAAATATCTGTTTTAAACTGGAGGTTGAAATCTATGATGTTGTTGCCTATTGGAGGTCTTTCAAACTAACTTTGCGGGATAGAAATAAAACTTTTGAAGAGAAAGCAATGGGAGCCAACACAGGAGTCAACTGCGTCTGGTACAAGCGTGTACGCTCATACCAGTGGTCGTACTTCCCCTCAACACCGACAGCTATTCCAACAAAACAATCAATAGCGTCTAGTACGACCGCATGCGGTCATACAAGGAGTCATACTGCACTTTGAAGCCGATTTATAGAAAGTCTCTGAAGCTAAGACGACCTGTGGTACAAGCGGAGGCATTTGTACTAGCGGTTGTACCCTTCAGTTCCTCTGACGACAGGTTTgccgcaagagagagagagagagagagagagagagtgggccACGACAATGATGGTACGAGTACCGATGGTCATCCATTATTTTGTTGGCCCAATTCTTTCACGGTTTTATTTTGATTTCTTTCTAACttcttctctaagattgatctcAAGATTTTTAGTGTTCATAACCATTGTAAAAGGCTAAGGGTCACACCCCTTAGCCCAGTATCAATCTAATCTATTTCCTTTGGTTGCATGTCTCCTTCTCCCAAAAATCTCATTACAGGATGAAGAAAATGGCAGCCGACATGAATGATGGATCGCACTCAACACCTTCCTTAACCTTTGTCCGCATCATCCCCATCCCTAACTTGTAGGAGGTGGTTCCAGCTAGTTGGAAGGACCTCAGGAAGATGAATCTCAAGGAAGAGTCATATCCGAAGGTGGAGGCAGGCAAGAAGAAGATCATTGTAGAGAATGAGGAAAAAACtcaggggaagaagaagaggtcacCTTAGATGAGTATCCTCCTAATCCCTACCAATTCAATACTTGTCGATCTATTCCTCTATTTCCTCTTGGGCTTGCATAGAACGAGTGGGGGAAGGAACCATCGTCCCTAGAGGAGATAAAGGAAAATATTGAGGATCTTGCGGAAGTTTCTAAAGCTTGTGTGCATACCATCGGCAAAGGGATCGATGCTTATTGGCTGATGAGAAAATACCTTCAAGCTAGGGTCGATGGTCTCTTCCATAGGATTGGTCTCATGATTGATAATCTAAACCCGAATACTACACAACTTGATTTCTTGAGAAGGGTTGTTGATGAGCAGGAGAAGATGCTTAGGGGATCAAAGAACGCTTCAAGAACATCTCTATTGCTTGCGAAGATGCCAAGAAGGAAGCATAAAAACTAGGTACCAGGATCTCTCTGGCTTGATTGTAAGCTTGGGGGATCCTGGAGTACTTTGTATATTTACTTTCATGTCATTATTTATGCAAGTCAAGATTAGCTCAGTAATTGCCGTTAAAAGTTTGAACTCTTCATTTCCTTTTTGAGCAAGGGAGTACTGTCTTCCGATGAGCTATGCATATTTAGATGTTTTATGCCATTACCTTCCTTggaaagcatatgagatgtttcttTTTTGCAATTGGTAGGGCATATTCACTAGTGAGATGATCATAAGTCTTCCACACACACCATTATTGATTGATTAGATAAGGAAAATAACTATATGTGCTAGTCCATCTATTTTCAATTATTAAAATCTGGAGCATAAAAGATTGAGACTTGCATCCAATCAAATAAATAATTAAGAGCAAATAGCCAAGGATAAAAATCTTCTAAAATCAACAAAAGTTTTAGTCAATACTGAAAGGAATATGTTTAGCATGCATGTCACATGAGAATGAAGTGTGAGATGGGCATATAAACATGTTTCAAGCATTGACAGAAAGTGATGAAAAATATTTGCAATAAAAGAGGGCTCCTTGCTATTTGCCTAGTTGAAATAAAAGATGGCCTACTATATAAAGGTGTATCTCGTTCATTAATGATTTAGGTAACAAGGTGTGGAAGCCTTAAAGATAATCCTAACAGTGGGGATGCACTACTAATTTTGTAATCTTTTCTCTTTTTGTTTCGATAACTTGTGATGGAATCATACTACTAAGTGTGTCTGCACCTCATAAAATCCAAACAACCTTGTTTTTAAAAGCTACGATGCTTGCTGGGGTACGAGCAAGGCTTAATCTTAGGGGAGTTGATGATCCAAATTGTGTGAAGTTTTTTACCTTTATTTTGTGCCGAAATTGTAGGCTTTGTGGAATTTTACTGCGTTCGCGCACTTCTTTTGTCGATTTCCCCCAGGATGTGTTCTTGAAAGTAAGTGGAGCACTCAGAAAAGAACTCTAGGGAATAATGATAAAATCACGTGAATTGATGTGATTAATAAGTACCATAAAAATGAGGCAATTTGGAGAAAGTTGGAGGTTGTGCAGTGCAATACGACAACAGGTACGAGCGCATGCGCTCATACCAGCCACCTCCGTGTCCTCTTCATCAACTACTTCCACCCCCGTGGAATTGGATAGGGGATCGGATGTATACGCACACTGGAAACTCATCCATTACAAAGTACCCTAGCCTCCAGAAGGCATTCGGAGAGGGAACTGGCAAGGAAATCTCCATCTACACCATCGCGTGCAAGGGGACAATAGTGCCAACCATCTCCATCATTCGTCGTCATCATCCCCCATACTCATCTTGTTCTAATAGCAAACCCTTTGTGGATTGCTATGTCTATTACTTATTTGATCCATCCATGTTTACCATCGCTACTCCCCTAATGTTACTCGTTCCTATGTACGAGTAAAACCCCTAG is a genomic window containing:
- the LOC123091954 gene encoding uncharacterized protein encodes the protein MAGQGRQIYHHCCSFGQDGRCRRAPPKAHPHHHGWTLVRLASPPSAEIRLGLTRFGVIFSFRILMLLDKGFLAMVNILFVSGVSLTIGLSQLSSSSQSLRIARPYTCNIELVSRL